The Faecalibacter bovis genome includes the window ATTTATTCGGAGTTCCGTTTGGTGAAGCCCATAATGCCACTGCCGATGTAGAAGCAACTACGCGTTGTTTTTTTGAATTAATTCGTAAAGAAATCTTTACAAAAAAAGAGTTACAAGTAGAGGACGACTATTTTGTACGTTTTGCGGAAGCCAATCCAACGAATATTCAACCGGTTGGTCTTAATCACACCAATCTGAAGAAGGCTTCGGAAGAAATTGCGAAGCTAAAAGCTAAAAATGATCCGAAAGTAGAAGAACCTATAATTTCGGATGAGGTTAAAACTAAATTTGCTCAAGCAAAATTTTCGCATTTACATAATCATTCGCAATTTTCAATTCTTCAATCTACAATTTCTGTTGGTGCATTGGTTGCTGCTGCTGCAAAAGATAAAATGCCTGCGGTTGCTATAACGGATCATGGAAATATGATGGCTGCTTTTCATTTCAATGCGGCAGTACAAAATCATAACAAAGAAGCGAAAGCTAAAAATGAAGAATTAATTGCCGAAGGTAAAGAAGCAACTGAACAGATAATTAAACCAATTATTGGATCTGAATTTTTTGTGTGTGAAGATCATACCAACAAATCTCAGAAAGATAATGGTTATCAAATAGTACTTTTAGCAAAAAATAAAAATGGATATCAAAATTTAGTAAAACTTGCTTCTATTGCTTATACAGAAGGGTTTTACTATGTTCCACGTATCGATAAAAAGTTAATTGAAAAATATAAAGAAGATATAATTGTTTTATCTGGAAATTTACAAGGTGAAGTTCCAAATAAAATTTTAAATCTTGGTGAGCGTCAAGCAGAAGATGCTTTGATTTGGTGGAAGGATCAGTTTGGTGATGATTTTTACATCGAAATGATGCGTCATAACCAAGAGGATGAAAATCGTGTCAATCAAACTTTAATTTCCCTTGCTCGTAAGCACGAGATTAAATTAATAGCGACAAATAATACCTATTACATTAGTCAAGACGACTCAAATGCGCACGATATTTTATTATGTGTTCGTGATGCCGAAAAACAGGCAACGCCAATTGGTCGTGGTCGTGGATTCCGTTTTGGTTTACCAAATCAAGAATACTATTTCAAGTCTCAAGAGCAAATGAAACAACTGTTTCAAGATGTTCCAGATTCGATTATAAATATTCAGGAAGTAGTTGATAAGATAGAAGAGTACACACTTTATCGTGATGTATTACTTCCAAAATTCGACATTCCTGAAGAATTTCAATCTCCAGAAGATGAAATTGATGGAGGTAAAAGAGGTGAAAATGCTTATTTACGTCATTTAACTTACGAAGGTGCTAAAAAGCGTTATCCAGAAATTACAGATGATATTCGAGAGCGATTAGATTTCGAGTTAGCAACAATCGAGAAAACAGGTTATCCGGGTTATTTCTTAATTGTACAAGATTTTATCGCAGCAGCAAGAAGAATGGGCGTTTCAGTTGGGCCAGGTCGTGGTTCTGCTGCAGGTTCTGCTGTTGCTTATTGTTTATGGATTACCAATTTAGATCCAATCGAATATGATTTACTTTTTGAGCGTTTCTTAAATCCAGATCGTGTATCCATGCCGGATATTGATATAGACTTTGATGATGAAGGTCGATCTTTAGTAATGGATTATGTGATTGATAAATACGGAGCTAGCCAAGTTGCGCAGATTATTACTTATGGTACAATGGCAGCTAAATCTTCTATTAAAGATACGGCTCGTGTATTGGATTTACCATTGTATGAATCGGAACGTGTTGCGAAATTAATTCCGAATATGAAGTTGGCAAAAATCTTCAAGTTAGATGACAATGCTTTAAAAGATTCATTGCGTTCAGAAGAGCTGGAAGCGGTTAACGAACTAAAAAGACTTTCGGATGGTTCAGATTTAATTGCTGAAACTATTCAACAAGCAAAAATTTTAGAAGGTTCGGTTCGTAACACGGGTATTCACGCCTGTGGAGTGATTATCACGCCAGATGATATTACGAATTATGTACCTGTAACAACAGCAAAAGATTCAGATTTATACGTTACCCAATTTGATAACTCGGTTGCAGAAAGTGCCGGATTATTAAAAATGGACTTCTTAGGACTTAAGACTTTAACATTAATCAAGGATACTGTCAAATTAGTTAAAATGCGTCATGGAATTGAAATCGATCCTGATACAATTCCGATTGATGATGTTAAAACGTACGAACTTTTCCAACGTGGAGAAACCATTGGGGTTTTCCAGTACGAATCGCCTGGGATGCAAAAGTACATGCGCGATCTTAAACCGACAGTCTTTGCCGATTTAATTGCCATGAATGCACTTTATCGTCCAGGTCCGTTAGAATATATTCCGTCATTCGTTCGTCGTAAAAATGGGGAAGAACCTATTACATATGATTTAGACGCTTGTGAAGAATATTTAGCAGAAACTTATGGAATTACAGTTTATCAGGAGCAAGTAATGTTACTTTCTCAGAAATTAGCTGATTTCTCGAAAGGTGATGCCGATGTCCTTCGTAAAGCGATGGGTAAAAAACAAAAAGCAGTTCTTGATAAAATGAAACCTAAATTCATTAATCAAGCAGCTGAAAAAGGACACGATCCAAAAGTTTTAGAAAAAATTTGGACCGATTGGGAAGCCTTTGCATCCTATGCCTTCAATAAATCGCATTCTACTTGTTATGCTTGGATTGCTTACCAAACAGCTTATTTAAAAGCTCATTATCCTGCCGAATATATGGCTGCGGTGCTTTCAAATAACATGAATGATATTAAACAAGTTACATTCTTTATGGAAGAGTGTAAGCGTATGGGATTATCAGTTTTAGGTCCAGATATTAATGAATCGATTACAAAATTCAATGTAAATGAGCAAGGAGAAGTTCGTTTCGGAATGGGAGGTGTAAAAGGTGTTGGACAAGCAGCTGTACAAGCAATCATTAAGGAAAGGACTGAAAATGGACGTTTTAAAGATATTTATGATTTTGTAAAACGCGTTGAGTTACGAACAGTAAACAAAAAAACAATAGAAAACTTAGTTTTAGCAGGTGGATTTGACTCGTTCGAATTTCATCGAGGACGTTATTTCTTTATCGATAATGGTACAACTAATTTAGAAAAGTTAATTAAATACGGAGGAAATTACCAAGAACAGAAAAATTCTGCGCAAACTTCATTATTTGGAGCTTTTGGTGGTGATGATGGCGAAGTTGAAGATGTAATACCAATGTTACAAGATTGTGAAAAATGGAACATGATTCAGACACTTGCCAAAGAGAAAGAAGTGGTCGGAATTTATATTTCAGCGCATCCATTAGACGATTTTAAACATGAAATGCGTTTAGTTTCCAATATGACTATTGCCGATTTAAAAGGAAATGAAGACAATTTAGTAGGTCGAGATATTTCTATGGTTGGTATGATGAGTAATATTGCACATCGAATTGCTAAAAATGGAAATGAATTTGGTAGTTTTACATTTAGTGATTATTCTGACTCTTATGATATTGTACTTTTTGGTGAAGATTATTTGATGTATAAACATTTTATGCAAGAAAATATGTTCTTAAATCTTAGAATGAGTATTACTAAACGCGAATACAAAGACAAAGAAGGAAATGTAACAGGCAGTAGAATTTTTACTAAGATCAATAAAATGCAGTTATTAACTAATATTATCGAAACACAAGTGGACCGAATTACATTAAATATTGATGTTGAAATATTTAATGATTCTACATTAGAAAAATTATCAGAAATATTCTATAAATACCAAGGAGAGAAATCATTAAGAATAAAAATTATTGATAGTAAAGAACAACAACAGATAGATTTACCAGCTCAGAAAATACGAGTTAATATCTGCCGAGAATTATTAAATGAATTAGAGATAAATACAGATATCAAGTTTAAATTGAACTAATTATGTTAATATTCTATCTCAAAATTGATAGAAAGTATAAAAGGAATTTTATAGCATAATTATTTTGTTTAATTTTGCTTAAATAATGAATTATTAAAAAATAGAAATTATGGCATTAGAAATAACAGACTCTTCATTTGCATCAGATATTATCGAGTCGGGGAAACCAGCAATGGTAGATTTTTGGGCAGTTTGGTGTGGACCTTGTCGTATGGTAGGACCAATTGTTGAAGAAATCGCAGCAGAATTCCAAGGTAAAGCTGTTGTAGGAAAAGTTGACGTAGATACAAATCAAGAGATAGCTGCTGAATATGGAATTCGTAATATCCCTACAATTTTATTCTTCAAAGATGGAAAACAAGTGGATAAAGTTGTTGGAGTTGTACCAAAAGAACAATTAATTGAAAAATTAAATGCAATTTTATAATTTATTAAATTGCTGATAATAAAATAGTAAAATCTCGGTTTGTAAAAAACTGAGATTTTTTTTGCAAAAACATTTGGAAACTTCAAAAAAGCGCCTAACTTTGCAATCCGAAAACAATACAACACTGATCCGGTAGTTCAGTTGGTTAGAATACTTGCCTGTCACGCAAGTGGTCGCGGGTTCGAGTCCCGTCCGGATCGCCAACAAAGAGTGTAGTTCTTTAACAAAAAATAATATATTTTAAATAATACTGATCCGGTAGTTCAGTTGGTTAGAATACTTGCCTGTCACGCAAGTGGTCGCGGGTTCGAGTCCCGTCCGGATCGCCAATTTTTTTATTGCCTTAAAATATATTATAATTAATTTATAATTTTAGATCCGGTAGTTCAGTTGGTTAGAATACTTGCCTGTCACGCAAGTGGTCGCGGGTTCGAGTCCCGTCCGGATCGCATCTATTTCTTTTTCTATTTTAGAACGATCAAGAATTATAAATAAAATTAAAGACTGATCCGGTAGTTCAGTTGGTTAGAATACTTGCCTGTCACGCAAGTGGTCGCGGGTTCGAGTCCCGTCCGGATCGCCAACTATAATATCTTTTTAAAGCTTCACATTTGTGAAGCTTTTTTTTTGTCCTCATTTTAAATTTCTAGTATGAATCATATTTATTTAGCCAATGCATTAGTTACGGATTCTGAAGGTAGAATGTTAGCCGTTCGTAAGAAAAATTCGAAATACTTTCAAATGGTCGGAGGTAAAATTGATGAAGGTGAGGAGCCTTTAGAAACTTTGCGTCGGGAATTTTTAGAAGAAATTAATATTGACATCGATTTGCATCACGTTACATTATTAGGAAAACATACTACAACGGCTGTAAATGAAGAAAAGACCCAAGTTCATGCGAATGTCTTTCATGTGCATTTAAATTCGTTAGAAACGCTTAAAATAGCTTCAGAAATTGAGGAAATGGCTTGGATAACGAAAGAAGATTACCAAAATTATCAATTAGCACATTTGTTAGAAGAATTTAGTTTGCCAATTTGGATAAAATTAGAATTTTAAAATAGAATGATTAATTTTAAATCATTGATATAAAAGATTTCAGATACATTCTGAAATCTTTTTTTATGTTTTTTTGTAACGTATTGAATTTATAAATACTTACTATTTAAATTAACATTTGTAACTGAATTTTATTAATTGAAAACTCAACAAGAATTTTTAAAGCTAATTGATAAACATAAAGGGATTTTGTACAAAGTCTCCAGAATGTATATGGACAATTCGGAAGACCAAAATGATTTGGTTCAAGAAATTGTGATGCAGCTTTGGAAATCCTATGAACGTTTTGAAGGAAATAGTCAATTTTCGACTTGGATGTATCGTGTTTCTTTAAATACTGCCTTGACTTACTTTAAAAAGGAAAAGAAAAAATCAGAAAGATTTACTTTTTTAGAAAATGTAGATAAAGTTGATGAAGTTGATTCGAACGAAAAAGAGCAGCAGTTAGAATTATTTTACAAAGCTGTACACGAACTGAATAAAGTAGAAAAAGCGTTAATATTTCTTTTTTTAGAAGGCCAAAGCCACAAAGAAATTGGACAAAATTTGGGTATTACAGAAGGTAATGCGCGTGTTAAATTAAACAGAACTAAAGATAAATTGCAAAACATCATAAAAACCTATGGCTATGAATTTTGATGAATTAAAAAAACAATGGGATAATCAATCTTCAGAAGAAGTTCAGATTAATCCAGATATAGAAATTAAAAAGGAAGCGAATACTACAATTGATAAGGTGCGAAAAGTAATGAAAAAAGATTTCTTTTTTCAGTTAACATCTTTTCCTTTATTATTATTATATCCGTTTTATTTTGAAATACATTCAACAATCATTTGGTGGATGATAGCGTGTATTTTCGCTATAATGACTGTTCCTTTATATTATTTAATAAAATTTTATAAATCATCTTATCGCTTAGAATATAATTCTTTAAGGAATATAAATTGGTTTTACTATAATTTCAAATCTTCCGTTAATATTTTTACTTTATATACTTATACGGTGTGTATTTTATGCATCTTATTTATGGGAAGTATATTTATAGAAAGAGAAATGTTTTTAAATGTAGAAGACCCTATAGTGTTATTTACAATTATCATAATATCATTAATATTATATATTATATTTTGTATTTGGGTGATGAAATGGTGGATTAAAAAATTATATAAAAAACCTTTAGAAGATTTAAAAGAAATCTTAAATCAATTAGAAGAATAAATATTAGAAGCGTGTCGTAAGATGCGCTTTTTTTTGTAAAAAAAATGCCCACGCTTGTTCAGGGCGTGGGCTATAGTTAAGTGTATGATTTTTTTAATTCAAATAAAATCTAATTTAAAAATTATTAATATCTATAATACTCAGGTTTGAAAGGACCATCTACTTGCACACCGATGTAAGCAGCTTGCTCAGCAGATAACTTTTCTAATTCAACTCCTAATTTAGCTAAATGTAATTCTGCAACTTTTTCATCTAAATGCTTAGGTAAAGTATAAACTTTATTTTCGTAAGCATCAGAATTAGTCCATAATTCAATTTGAGCTAAAGTTTGATTAGAGAAAGAGTTCGACATTACGAAAGAAGGGTGACCAGTTGCAATTCCTAAGTTTACTAAACGACCTTCAGCTAAGATAATAATATCTTTACCGTTGATGTTGTACTTATCAACTTGTGGTTTAATTTCTTCTTTAGTATTACCGTAAGCTTTGTTTAACCAAGCCATATCGATTTCATTATCGAAGTGACCAATGTTACAAACTACAGTTTTGTCTTTCATTCTCATGAAATGTTCTTCACGTACAATTCCAAAGTTTCCTGTAGTAGTAATAACGATATCTGCAGTTTCAATAACTGTATCTAAACGTTTTACTTCGAAACCTTCCATTGCAGCTTGTAAAGCACAAATTGGATCAATTTCAGTTACAGTAACGATCGCTCCAGCTCCACGGAAAGATTCCGCAGTTCCTTTACCAACATCACCAAAACCACAAACTACTACACGCTTACCAGCAATCATTAAATCTGTTCCACGACGAATCGCATCAACAGCAGACTCACGACATCCGTACTTGTTATCGAATTTCGATTTAGTAACTGAATCGTTTACGTTAATTGCAGGCATTGGTAAAGTACCTTTCTCCATTCTTTCATAAAGACGGTGAACTCCAGTTGTTGTTTCTTCTGATAATCCTTTGATCTCAGCAACTAACTCTGGGTAACGGTCAATCACCATATTCGTTAAATCTCCACCATCATCCAATATCATGTTTAATGGTTGGCGATCTTCTCCGAAAAATAATGTTTGTTCGATACACCAGTCGAATTCCTCTTCGTTCATCCCTTTCCAAGCATACACAGGAATCCCAGCAGCAGCAATTGCAGCAGCAGCATGATCTTGTGTAGAGAAAATATTACATGAAGACCATGTAACATCAGCTCCTAAGGCAACCAACGTCTCGATTAATACTGCAGTTTGGATTGTCATGTGTAAACAACCCGCAATGCGAGCACCTTTCAATGGTTGAGCCGCTTTGTACTCTTCACGGATAGCCATTAACCCAGGCATCTCAGCCTCGGCCAACGTAATTTCCTTTCTTCCCCATTCAGCTAAAGAAATATCTTTAACTTTGTAAGGAATGTATTGCGTATTTGTATCCATCAAATGATATATTTATCATAAATTAAAGTAAGCAAAGTTACAAACTAAATTACGATTTTAAAAATGCCAATTATCGATTATATCAATAAACCAAACCTTGTTAAAATCATTACTTGGGAAGTGAATGAAACCAATGAAGAACTGTTGGCGTATTTACAGCTAAACGAGTATAGATCGGAGAAGTACAAAACGCTTCGCCCAAAACAAGCGAGAGAGTATCTTGGTTTGCGAGCTTGCCTGAAAGAATTAGGTGTTGATTATGATGTGAATTATGATGAAAAAGGTAAACCATATTTACCTACTGATGCAGAAATTTCTATCACACATTCTTACGGAAAAGTTTCTGTTGGGGTAAGCGAATTTCCTATAGGAATTGATATCGAGTTATCACGACCACATAAAATTTCTAATATCAAAAATAAATTTGTTAGAATTGATGAACAAGAATGGTTGCCTAAAATTGATGAAAACGAGTATTTGCACATTATTTGGGGAATTAAAGAAGGTTTGTATAAACTGAATGGTGGTAACTTATGGAATTTCTTACATCATTATCGTGTTGAAAACTTCGAATTAAAAGAAAATAGTCCGATAGTTTGTTGGATTTCGGATGATAAGAAAAGTCAAAAATTTACTGCTTTTTATAAGATGATCGAGGATCATTACTTAATCTGGGTATTGGATTATGAATGATTTTATTAATCCTTACGAAAGCTACACAGCTACGCAAATTGCGTTAGAAATAATTGCTACTTTGTTCGGAATTATTTCTGTTATATTTTCCAAGAACAGAAATATTTTGGTTTATCCCACAGGTATTATTTCTACTTTTTTATATATCTATTTATTTTTTACATGGGGTTTGTATGGCGAAACTTTAATCAATCTTTACTATACATCTATGTCAATTTATGGGTGGATTCTTTGGAATAAAAAAACTGAAGATGATAATTTACATGTTGAGGTTGAATGGGCGACCAGAAAAGAATATTTAAAATCAATCGGATTATTTTTCGGAACATTTATTTTTATATTAATCCTTTACCACTTCAGACCAATAATTGATGGATTAAAAAGTTTTAGCGAGATAAATTCATTAACCTGGAATTACACTGCTATAGATTTTATAGATGCTTCGTTAACAGGTATATTTTTAATCGGAATGTGGTTTATGGCAAAACGTAAAGTTGATAGCTGGATTTTTTGGATAATTGGTGATTTAGTTATGATTCCGTTGCTTCTATATAAAGGATATGCAATATCATCATTTCAGTATTTGTTCCTAACTATTTTAGCTATTTTAGGATTGATAGAATGGAAAAAAAACGCGAAAAAAATAAATGTATTATCTTCGTAAGATTCAGTTATTAAAATATTATGATATCACAAGAATATAAAGAAGTTGTAGCAATGTCTACATCTGAGGAAAAAGCTACATTTTATAAGCATACTTATGGACACGTAGCTGGTGGAGTTTTAGTTTTTATGATTTTAGAAACTATTTTTTTACAAGTACCTTTTATTGTTAATACGTTGCTAAGTTTTACACAAGGTTATCTTTGGCTTGTATTAATTGGAGGATTTATGGGAATTTCTTGGGTTGCACAAAAAATGGCAATGGATGAGGTTTCTAGACCGAAACAATATTTAGGTTACTTTTTATACATCGTAGGTCAGGCATTGTTATTTGTACCAATGTTGTACATCGTAATTAATTATACAGGTACAATAGTTTTAAAACAAGCAGCTGCAGTTACCGGAGCTTTATTTATAGCATTAACAGCTATTGCTTTTATGTCTAAAGTTGATTTTTCTTTCATGAAGAAAATTTTAACAATAGGATTTATTCTTGCTTTAGGAACAATAGTTGCAGGTATGATTTTCGGATTTTCATTAGGTTTATGGTTTTCAATTGCAATGTGTTTATTAGCAGCTGGCTCTATTTTATACGAAACACAACAAATCCAATATCAATATTCAACAAACCAATATGTTCCAGCAGCGTTAGGATTATTTTCTTCGTTAATGTTATTATTTTGGTATGTACTACGAATTTTTATGAGCAGAGATTAATAAGAAATTAATAATTATAACTTTAAAAACCGTGGCTTTTGTTACGGTTTTTTAATTTTGAAATTATGACAGATAAAGAGAAAAAAGAACAAGATAGAATACAATCGCCTTTCCGTCCAAAGGATTGGAATGAGATTAGAACTAATGATTCTTGGGCATTGTTCAAGATTATGAATGAGTTTGTTACAGGTTATGAAACAATGTCTAGAATTGGACCTTGCGTATCTATTTTCGGATCGGCACGCACATCACCAGATCATCCACATTATAAAATAGCTGAAGAAGTTGCTTTTGAATTAACTAAAATTGGTTTTGGTGTAATTACAGGAGGTGGACCAGCAATTATGGAAGCGGCTAATAAAGGAGCTCAAAGAGGAGGAGGTACTTCTGTTGGATTAGGAATTCGTCTACCTTTCGAAACAAAATTGAATGATTACATAGATCGTGATTACGAAATTAATTTTGATTATTTCTTTGCACGAAAAGTAATGTTTGTAAAATATTCTCAAGGTTTTATCGTCATGCCTGGAGGTTTTGGAACTTTAGACGAATTGTTTGAAGCTTTAACTTTAGTACAAACAAAGAAAACAGGTCGTTTTCCAATTGTTTTAGTTGGAAAAGAATATTGGGCAGGTTTATTTGATTGGATCAAAAATAGAATGTTTGAAGAAGGATATATTTCGGAAGAAGATTTTGAATTATATCGTTTGGTTGATACTGCAGAAGAAGCTGTGGGGCATATCAAAGCATTTTATGATAAGCATAACATCAAATTAAATTTCTAAATAAAAAAAACTCCGAGTAATTAGCTCGAAGTTTTAAACATTAGTTTATAAAAGTTTTAGTGTTAAATGGAGAAATCCTTGGCAGTAACTTCTCTGAGGTAAAAATATAAATAAAAATTATATAGAGTTTTCTTTTTTAATAAAAAACTTCAAATTAATTGTAAAAATTAACAATAAATACGTGTTATTCAACTTTATATATTGCTAATTGTAAAATTTTAATAAAATCCAATTTGGTAATTAAAAGGATTAATAAGTGATTAAAAAAGCCATTAAAATTCTTAAATGAATTTTAATGGCTTTAATTTTATCTAAATTTTATTTAGAGTATTATTTATTGTGCTGGAGTAATAGAGTAAGTTAAATTATTAAAATCAACTACAATATTATATGTACCAGCTGCAACTGTGATGTTGTCTCCTCCGGCAACTAAATTTCCATTAGCTCCTCCGAAGTTCTCATCCCAAGCATTGTTTTTACGGATTTTAAGTTCTCCTGCGTTTAAAACAATTCCGTTTGCATACCAAACTTCGTTGATTCCGTCAAATGATAAAACTTGAGCATCTGGACCATCCCAACCATTAGGAGTAGCGCTACCAACTAATCCCCATTGAAATTTTTCAGCAACAAAAGTATTGTTGTTTAAGTCCATTGTAATTTTGAAGTTTCCAGCAGTAGGAACTACAATATTAGAACCACCTGAAGCTAAACTACCACCAAATCCGTTTGCATTTGTTGTAACATTTTCACTACCGAAGTTTTCAGCCCAATCAGAATCCTTACGGAATTTGATTTCGTCACCAACAGCTAAACTTGTATAAGCAACTAAAGCGTTTGGAGTTGTCGTTTTCCAAAATGGAACATCTGCAGAACTTCCCCAACCAGTGATAGAACCAACCACACCCCAAGGTGTAGATAAGTCTGTAGTGAAAGGAGTTGCAGTGAAAGTTTTAGTTTCTGAATATAATTTTTCAGTACCAAAAGTTCCTAATGAAGATACAATACGGTATTGAATTGTAGCTTCTGTTCCTGCACTTAATCCTAACTGATCAACTAAGAAAACATTTAAATCTGTTCCATTAATAGCGTATGAAGTTTCTGTTGTAGATGTTAAAACCTTAGCTTGATCAAAAGTATCTTCAGCTTTAGCAAGTTCAATTTCATACTTAGGAATAGTAGAAATACCATAGCTTGCAGCTGCCCACTCGAAAGTAATAGCAGTTTCAGTTTGTGTTTCTTCTGATAATTCTACTGCATTTGTAGTGGTATTAATTGTTGGAGCAACAAAATCACCATCATTTAAGATCACGTTTTCGTCATCTTCAGAACAGCTAGTTAGAGATACAATCCCTAAACAAGCTGCTGCCATATATTTGATAAATTTATTCATTTTAGTAACCAGGATTTTGAGTTAAATTTGGATTAATCGCAATAATGTTTACAGGAATTGGGAATATTTTTCTGATGTCTGAAACAGATGTTCCGTTTTGGACATCACCTTTAAATGGCCAATCATATCCAGATACAAATTTGTTAAAACGAATTAAATCCGTTCTACGTGTACCTTCCCAGTATAATTCTCTTGAACGTTCGTCTAAGATAAAATCTAATGTTAAATCAGCATTAGAGATATTACCTGTTGTGTTTCCGTATCCACGAGTTCTTAAAGCATTGATGTAAGATAAAGCAGTTGCTCTATCACCACCAGTTCCACCACGTAAAACAGCTTCAGCATAGTTTAAATATACTTCAGCTAAACGAATCATAGGTACATCAGTATCTACGAATTCACCTGTAGCGTCGTTACCGTTAGTCCCGTTCGATTTTTTGTTAGAGAATTTATTTACAGCATAACCTTCGTTAAATGTACTTACGTTAGCAATTTCATAAGTTTGACCATCTGTATAGAACATTGCACGTTTATCAGACCACGCGATTGGATTTCCGTCCGCGTCATTTTGTGATGCTTGGAATTTCTCTACTAAAGATTTAGTTGAACGAGGACCTCCCCAACCACCATTAACACCTGAGTTTGCTGGTTGCATAGTACCACCGATAGCTGCTTTTACTAAGAATGTAGAACCACCGTATGTTTTAGAATTATTTCCATCGAAGTTTAACGCGAAAATAAATTCGTTTTGTGCTCCGTTCGAATCATTATCAGCTAAGAATAATTCGTCATAAGCTGTACCGTTACCATTAACATCAGTAGTGTGTAATGAATATCCTGATTGAATAGCTAAGTTTGAATAAGCGATAGATTCTGAGTATTTCGCCTCATTAATCCACGTTTCTGCATTTAAATATAAACGAGATAATAAAGCATAAGAAGCAACTTTATCAACACGTCCGTATTCATTTGCTCTTGCTTCAGCTAATTCATTTTGAATTTCTAATAATTCAGATTCAACAAAGTTGAAAATCTCTTGACGATTACTTTGCATTGGAGTTGTACTAGAAATTTCTTTAACTAATGGAACATTTGCATATAAATCCATTAAGTTGTAATAAGCGTATGCACGAATAAAACGAGCTTCAGCAATGTATTTTTTTACTTCTGGGTTAGCTTCAGCTAAACCTTCTGCATTTTTAATGAATGAGTTTGCGAAAGAAACTGTAGTTGCTAAACGATAGTACATTCCTTCAATAAAACTATTGTTAGATCCCCAAGTCATAGCATGCATGTTTGGTAAACCTGGATCTCCCCAACCTATAATAGCTTCGTCTGTTGTAACAACATTTAGTGTAAATAATGAACGTGAAAATTGTGAAGCACCTTCATCAACTCCTTGAATATCTGGGTTACCAGCTGCTCCGGTTTGTCCTGTGATTGCTAATGAAGCATAAACTTTAGCTAAAGCGAATTTAGCCTGAGTAGCATCTGCAAATACGTCATTTTCTGTGAACATATCTGGATCATTAGGCATTAAATCTAAATCATCATGACAAGA containing:
- a CDS encoding RagB/SusD family nutrient uptake outer membrane protein, which encodes MKKIKLTKYLLAAALAFSISSCHDDLDLMPNDPDMFTENDVFADATQAKFALAKVYASLAITGQTGAAGNPDIQGVDEGASQFSRSLFTLNVVTTDEAIIGWGDPGLPNMHAMTWGSNNSFIEGMYYRLATTVSFANSFIKNAEGLAEANPEVKKYIAEARFIRAYAYYNLMDLYANVPLVKEISSTTPMQSNRQEIFNFVESELLEIQNELAEARANEYGRVDKVASYALLSRLYLNAETWINEAKYSESIAYSNLAIQSGYSLHTTDVNGNGTAYDELFLADNDSNGAQNEFIFALNFDGNNSKTYGGSTFLVKAAIGGTMQPANSGVNGGWGGPRSTKSLVEKFQASQNDADGNPIAWSDKRAMFYTDGQTYEIANVSTFNEGYAVNKFSNKKSNGTNGNDATGEFVDTDVPMIRLAEVYLNYAEAVLRGGTGGDRATALSYINALRTRGYGNTTGNISNADLTLDFILDERSRELYWEGTRRTDLIRFNKFVSGYDWPFKGDVQNGTSVSDIRKIFPIPVNIIAINPNLTQNPGY